Proteins found in one Vagococcus carniphilus genomic segment:
- a CDS encoding MgtC/SapB family protein codes for MTILEISQALLLSVIISGAIGFDREFKNRPAGMRTHILVCVGATIVALLQTEIYLNTIKEVVRYPEFVGIIRSDQTRLIAQVISGIGFLGAGTIVVTKKAVEGLTTAASLWSVACLGLTVGMGYYQLSIIGFIVIQITLSLLKKIIVIPSIKKLEIKYICREETQKFIITSFSSAKIIIKDIDVDVEILNNQRIYTTIYTIEVPKNMNIQELIEYISIHKNMMKVKLYNL; via the coding sequence ATGACAATATTAGAAATTAGTCAGGCATTATTACTTTCAGTTATCATTTCAGGGGCAATTGGATTTGATAGAGAATTTAAAAATAGACCTGCAGGAATGAGAACACATATTCTTGTTTGTGTAGGTGCAACTATTGTAGCATTATTGCAGACAGAAATTTATTTAAATACAATAAAAGAAGTTGTACGATACCCTGAATTTGTTGGGATTATACGTTCTGATCAAACTCGATTGATAGCTCAAGTTATTAGTGGTATAGGGTTTTTAGGAGCCGGAACAATTGTGGTGACAAAAAAAGCAGTGGAAGGTTTAACGACTGCTGCATCTTTGTGGTCTGTAGCTTGTCTTGGTTTAACTGTTGGGATGGGGTATTACCAATTATCTATTATAGGATTTATTGTAATTCAGATAACTTTGTCTTTGCTAAAAAAAATAATCGTAATCCCTTCAATTAAAAAATTAGAAATAAAATATATTTGTCGTGAAGAGACACAAAAGTTTATTATTACTTCTTTCTCTTCTGCTAAAATAATAATAAAAGATATAGATGTGGATGTAGAGATTTTAAATAACCAACGAATATATACTACTATTTATACAATTGAAGTTCCGAAAAATATGAATATACAGGAACTAATTGAGTATATCTCTATACATAAAAATATGATGAAAGTAAAATTATATAATTTATAG
- a CDS encoding SPASM domain-containing protein, giving the protein MPGSTCYASKSNSFTIGSDGKIYKCTVALYEDINDIGTLREDGSMEINQSKHQKWISSKLDDKCHDCSLLSSCLNSQCPLNRITKKETCLVSKVKIMEAVKLLSYQNLITYTLK; this is encoded by the coding sequence ATGCCTGGATCTACATGTTATGCTTCAAAATCAAATTCTTTTACAATTGGTTCTGATGGAAAAATTTATAAGTGTACAGTGGCACTTTACGAAGATATAAATGACATTGGAACATTACGGGAAGATGGTTCTATGGAGATAAATCAAAGTAAACATCAAAAATGGATATCCTCAAAACTAGATGACAAATGTCACGATTGTTCTTTATTATCTAGTTGTTTAAATAGTCAGTGTCCTTTAAACAGAATTACAAAAAAGGAGACTTGTTTAGTCTCTAAGGTTAAAATAATGGAAGCAGTAAAGTTACTTAGCTATCAGAATTTAATTACTTATACATTAAAATAA
- a CDS encoding MerR family transcriptional regulator: MFDKLLTIGEIAKLFNLPTSKIRYWEAKELFTPKRNNSNDYRIFNIQTFIELLEVNFYRNLNVPIKQMKNFNKIGPESTYSILKNTEKDIEKELINLKKQLVGIEKRKKQLEDLFLLKKVGYSFEQIDIKKIVPLDMTKSEDVQIQLEHLSNFILYKEIKSDNTFHLGISVMPSYQYSKEVLWEQSSIKKNYVTCLIECCSEDFEKNNLKIHIDYLKKKGYKIDRVIASYLATTYYENTKGIDYYKGWLEIS; the protein is encoded by the coding sequence ATGTTTGATAAACTTTTAACAATTGGAGAAATAGCAAAACTTTTTAATTTACCTACATCAAAAATTAGGTATTGGGAAGCAAAAGAACTTTTTACACCTAAACGAAATAATAGTAATGACTATCGAATATTTAATATTCAAACTTTTATTGAATTACTTGAAGTAAATTTCTATCGAAATTTAAACGTTCCTATAAAACAGATGAAAAATTTTAATAAAATAGGACCAGAATCTACCTATTCAATATTAAAAAATACAGAAAAAGATATTGAAAAGGAATTAATTAATTTAAAAAAGCAATTAGTAGGAATTGAAAAACGTAAAAAACAATTGGAAGATCTTTTTTTATTAAAAAAAGTGGGATATAGCTTTGAACAAATAGATATAAAAAAGATTGTTCCTTTAGATATGACAAAATCAGAAGATGTTCAAATTCAATTAGAACATTTGAGTAATTTTATTTTGTATAAAGAAATAAAATCTGATAACACATTTCATTTAGGAATAAGTGTTATGCCTAGTTATCAATACTCTAAAGAGGTTTTATGGGAACAAAGTTCTATAAAAAAAAATTATGTAACTTGCTTAATTGAATGTTGTTCAGAAGATTTTGAAAAAAATAATCTTAAAATTCATATAGATTATTTAAAAAAAAAAGGTTATAAAATTGATAGAGTAATTGCTTCATATCTAGCCACTACCTATTATGAAAATACTAAAGGAATTGATTATTATAAAGGCTGGTTAGAAATAAGTTAG
- a CDS encoding IS256 family transposase, with translation MTNFTTEIMETLINKGDLDDLFRRHLELAINTLLQAELTAFLDYEKYDRTGFNSGNSRNGNYSRSFKTEYGELNLAIPRDRNGEFSQQTLPAYKRSNDSLETTIIQLFQKGITMSEISELIEKMYGHYYTPQTISNITQIVSEDVVAFKERSLESQYSIIFMDATHIPLKRQTVSKEAVYIVIGIRLDGTKEVLGFSIAPTESSYVWKEILQDLKDRGLEEVLLVVTDGLSGIDDSIHSIYPNAQFQQCCVHISRNIAHKVRVSDRQEVCNDFKLVYQAASKEEAMNQISFMIDKWKKQYPRVVKLLMNPAILTFYNFPPSIRRTIYSTNLIEGFNKQLKKYTKRKEQFPNEESLERFLVSQFNNYNQKFLCRIHKGFKEIQDTLESMF, from the coding sequence ATGACTAATTTTACTACAGAAATTATGGAAACACTAATCAATAAAGGTGATTTGGATGACTTATTCCGTCGTCATCTAGAATTAGCTATCAATACACTGCTACAAGCTGAATTAACGGCTTTTCTTGATTATGAGAAATATGATCGCACTGGTTTTAATTCAGGTAATTCCCGAAATGGGAATTATTCTCGTTCATTTAAAACAGAGTATGGAGAATTAAATTTGGCAATTCCTAGAGATAGAAATGGAGAGTTTTCTCAACAAACGTTGCCTGCTTATAAAAGAAGTAACGACTCTTTAGAAACCACCATTATCCAATTATTTCAAAAAGGAATCACTATGTCTGAAATCTCTGAGTTGATTGAAAAAATGTATGGTCATTACTATACACCACAAACCATTTCCAATATCACTCAAATAGTATCTGAAGATGTTGTTGCTTTTAAAGAAAGGTCCTTAGAATCCCAATACTCAATCATTTTTATGGATGCTACTCACATTCCTTTAAAAAGACAAACTGTCTCAAAAGAAGCTGTATATATTGTCATAGGTATCCGACTGGATGGGACCAAAGAGGTTCTTGGGTTTAGTATTGCTCCAACTGAGTCTTCGTATGTTTGGAAAGAAATACTTCAAGACCTAAAAGACCGTGGTTTAGAAGAGGTTTTATTAGTCGTAACTGATGGTTTAAGCGGCATTGACGATAGTATCCATAGTATTTATCCAAATGCTCAATTTCAACAATGTTGTGTCCATATCTCTAGAAATATTGCTCATAAGGTTCGTGTTAGTGATCGACAAGAAGTCTGTAATGATTTTAAATTGGTTTATCAAGCAGCTTCAAAAGAAGAAGCTATGAATCAAATAAGTTTTATGATAGATAAATGGAAAAAGCAGTATCCACGAGTAGTTAAATTACTCATGAATCCTGCTATATTAACCTTTTATAATTTTCCTCCATCAATCAGAAGAACCATTTATTCAACTAACTTGATTGAAGGTTTTAACAAACAATTAAAGAAATATACAAAAAGAAAAGAACAATTCCCTAATGAAGAATCTCTAGAGAGATTCTTAGTTTCTCAATTCAACAACTATAATCAGAAATTTTTGTGTCGGATTCATAAAGGTTTTAAAGAAATACAAGATACATTAGAATCAATGTTTTAA
- a CDS encoding ABC transporter ATP-binding protein — MIHFKKFFQQNKLLFFLTAIILSIQMIGILAIPFLIGKLIDKGIIPRNQDVVLSLGIQMLIIAILGCLISILGNILSAKLAANYGFETRQDFYQKTQELSLKKMDSFSISSLLTRMMNDVTNVQRSLMMIFHLVLPAPIISIFAVFMTFIKSPILSLIPLISIVVYLISVYYLMKKGLPLSNKIQQQLDAMISKLREFFNGINMIRAFDNQDIEESKTNERFQNYADSMIAVNKIFSLLTPIAYIIMGIVFPLIIWLGSLLVGQGLLQIGTITSVIEYSTLTLSYLISAAMVLVTLPRSMASLRRIDTVLEVPFETLDIKNSTFNEKTFLVAEDTLATFNNVTFSYDGGEPVLENINFSIPKGKTTAIVGGTGSGKSTIAKLLLNLYQIDSGEIILKNRSLYTWEQDSIFEIISYTPQKAFLFSGTIESNLLLGNPKATKKDIKNAIEISQASSFIVNQKKGYQTKVSQGGSNFSGGQKQRISIARTLIKPADLYIFDDSFSALDYQTDANLRQALKVKMSQQTFLIIAQRLNTIREADQIIVLDEGKIVGKGTHKLLLSTNKIYQEFALSQGIPLKGENENDSSK, encoded by the coding sequence ATGATTCACTTTAAAAAATTTTTTCAACAGAACAAATTATTATTTTTTTTAACAGCTATTATACTATCTATCCAGATGATAGGTATATTAGCTATACCATTTCTTATTGGAAAACTAATTGATAAAGGTATTATACCTAGAAATCAAGATGTTGTACTATCTCTAGGTATACAAATGTTAATTATTGCTATTTTAGGATGTTTAATTTCTATTTTAGGAAATATATTATCTGCAAAATTAGCAGCTAATTATGGGTTTGAAACTAGACAGGACTTCTATCAAAAAACACAGGAACTATCATTAAAAAAAATGGATTCTTTTAGTATATCAAGTTTATTAACCAGAATGATGAACGATGTTACTAATGTACAGCGTTCATTAATGATGATATTTCATTTGGTTTTACCAGCTCCAATTATATCTATTTTTGCTGTTTTTATGACTTTTATTAAATCACCAATATTATCACTTATCCCTTTAATTTCTATTGTTGTTTATTTAATTTCTGTCTATTATCTAATGAAAAAAGGCTTACCTTTATCTAATAAAATTCAACAACAATTAGATGCGATGATATCTAAATTAAGAGAATTTTTTAATGGCATCAATATGATTCGAGCATTTGATAATCAGGATATAGAAGAATCTAAAACAAACGAACGATTTCAAAATTATGCTGATAGCATGATAGCTGTTAATAAAATTTTTTCTCTTTTAACTCCGATTGCTTATATAATTATGGGAATTGTTTTTCCATTAATTATTTGGTTAGGAAGCCTTTTAGTAGGTCAAGGACTCTTACAAATCGGTACTATTACATCTGTTATTGAATATTCTACATTAACTCTTTCATATTTAATCTCAGCGGCTATGGTCTTGGTAACCTTACCTCGCTCAATGGCTTCTTTACGAAGAATTGATACTGTTTTAGAGGTGCCTTTCGAAACTTTAGATATCAAAAATTCTACTTTCAATGAGAAAACATTTTTAGTAGCTGAAGATACGTTAGCCACGTTTAATAATGTTACTTTCTCTTATGATGGCGGAGAACCTGTTTTAGAAAATATTAATTTTTCGATTCCAAAAGGAAAAACAACAGCTATTGTTGGTGGAACTGGCTCTGGGAAAAGTACGATTGCAAAGTTATTACTAAACCTATATCAAATTGACAGTGGAGAAATTATACTAAAAAATCGTTCTTTATATACTTGGGAACAAGATAGTATTTTTGAGATAATAAGTTATACACCACAAAAGGCTTTTCTTTTTAGCGGGACTATCGAAAGTAATCTTTTACTTGGAAATCCAAAAGCAACAAAAAAAGATATAAAGAATGCTATAGAAATTTCTCAAGCTAGCTCTTTTATAGTTAATCAAAAAAAAGGCTATCAAACAAAGGTTTCTCAAGGCGGTTCTAATTTTTCTGGAGGTCAAAAACAACGCATTAGTATTGCCAGAACTTTAATTAAACCTGCTGATTTATATATTTTTGACGACAGTTTCTCGGCATTAGACTATCAAACAGATGCCAATTTAAGACAAGCTTTAAAGGTAAAAATGAGCCAACAGACTTTTTTAATTATTGCACAACGATTAAATACTATTCGAGAAGCAGATCAAATTATTGTCCTTGATGAAGGTAAAATTGTTGGAAAAGGAACTCACAAATTATTACTTTCAACCAATAAAATCTATCAAGAGTTTGCTCTTTCTCAGGGGATTCCACTGAAAGGGGAGAATGAAAATGACTCAAGTAAGTAG
- a CDS encoding lantibiotic immunity ABC transporter MutE/EpiE family permease subunit — protein sequence MKNYITAEYIKGKRSFSHFFFMWFPPLVTFICIPFSQFMYFDINFFVPLVYNWWPTLFLPMGLAVLAYQSIQRENESHTQNYYYLLNQNMFWKTKIITLSGYSLIANSLIALLTILLEYIMYNSSNVIIMNVIVASLILWVTTLFIIPLSILLAQLTTPICSIIVNLFGIIAGVFTAVENHWYINPWGWSLRLMTPIIKTNPNGTLLQENHPLNTPSIVYPGLGLALFFFIVLYISVPPILSRTRESD from the coding sequence ATGAAAAATTATATAACTGCTGAATATATCAAAGGTAAACGATCTTTTAGTCACTTTTTCTTTATGTGGTTTCCACCATTAGTAACGTTCATCTGTATTCCATTTTCTCAGTTTATGTATTTCGATATAAACTTTTTTGTTCCTCTTGTTTATAATTGGTGGCCAACACTTTTTTTACCTATGGGGTTAGCGGTTTTAGCCTACCAATCAATACAGAGAGAAAATGAAAGCCATACTCAGAATTATTATTATTTGTTGAATCAAAATATGTTTTGGAAAACAAAAATAATTACTCTATCTGGATACTCCTTGATAGCAAACAGTTTGATAGCCCTTTTGACTATACTTTTAGAATACATCATGTATAATTCATCAAATGTAATCATTATGAATGTAATAGTAGCTTCACTAATTCTTTGGGTCACTACATTGTTTATTATTCCACTTTCAATTTTACTAGCTCAATTAACAACACCAATCTGTTCTATTATTGTAAATCTTTTTGGTATTATAGCAGGAGTTTTTACAGCTGTTGAAAATCACTGGTATATAAATCCTTGGGGATGGTCTCTACGTTTGATGACTCCTATCATTAAGACAAATCCAAATGGTACATTACTACAGGAAAACCATCCATTAAACACTCCTTCGATAGTGTATCCTGGGCTTGGGCTTGCACTATTCTTTTTCATTGTTCTCTATATTAGTGTCCCACCAATCTTATCTAGAACTAGGGAGAGTGATTAA
- a CDS encoding helix-turn-helix domain-containing protein, with translation MEVDKKEVGQRIRTIRNSLNLSMEKFGQLIGDLPRSTVNNWERGINLPKKETRERIADVGHITEEYLLYGDDENQYILNLLKKKAGATNPAIEQLIIEEIKKEQIADDNQLNRVIDFFVANLIPPSEQDSFTFQLIDEEKKIYLGFTHFGKQAQLYLHHDAEINILHIVSSTFSTFSMDRLLAFLANEESLPYFTKELNTEFLEQPIVLYIVSSESNDAKLYPLTYDKSSKAYGFKESNLELLDGQLYLPFAKEVEKNCLLNKEYPEK, from the coding sequence ATGGAAGTTGACAAAAAAGAGGTTGGTCAAAGAATACGTACTATCCGAAATTCATTGAATCTAAGTATGGAGAAATTTGGTCAATTAATTGGGGATTTGCCAAGAAGTACTGTGAATAATTGGGAGAGAGGAATTAATCTTCCTAAAAAGGAAACAAGGGAACGTATTGCAGATGTTGGTCATATCACGGAAGAATACTTATTATATGGGGATGACGAAAATCAATATATTTTAAACCTCCTAAAGAAAAAAGCTGGAGCAACCAATCCAGCGATAGAACAATTGATTATTGAAGAGATAAAAAAAGAACAGATAGCAGATGATAACCAGTTAAATCGGGTGATAGATTTTTTCGTAGCCAATCTTATTCCGCCAAGTGAACAAGATTCTTTTACTTTTCAATTGATTGATGAGGAGAAAAAAATCTATCTTGGCTTCACACATTTTGGAAAACAAGCTCAGTTGTATCTTCATCATGATGCTGAAATAAACATTCTGCATATTGTATCCTCTACTTTTTCTACCTTCAGTATGGATCGTTTATTGGCCTTTTTAGCGAATGAAGAATCACTCCCTTACTTTACCAAAGAGTTGAATACGGAATTTTTAGAACAACCCATCGTTTTATACATTGTTTCGTCAGAAAGCAATGATGCCAAACTCTATCCGTTAACGTATGATAAATCATCTAAGGCGTATGGATTCAAAGAAAGTAACCTTGAACTTCTTGATGGACAGTTATATTTGCCATTCGCCAAAGAGGTTGAAAAGAATTGTTTACTCAATAAAGAATACCCGGAAAAATAA
- a CDS encoding replication initiation factor domain-containing protein: MIRSKNIAGNDSNGTTLYLGSKKSLCHFCWYQKNYEQRRRRGIPLEEAEIINRYELRYRKEKAQRLAEQILNYSDFTTLFFELVNAAICFYDRSPEEPNAKIDTAWATFINKHNKIALTLETSPQTFEKSISWLLYGVAPTLSFIHAVDQTFHSSHLNSIIENATMKPRQKKILENMESEPQFYQEEIAYYSHQIQEVLEGKAKQ; encoded by the coding sequence TTGATTCGCTCCAAAAATATTGCAGGCAATGATTCAAATGGGACAACACTTTATCTCGGCTCTAAAAAAAGTTTATGCCACTTTTGTTGGTACCAAAAAAATTATGAACAAAGAAGGCGAAGAGGGATCCCTTTAGAAGAAGCTGAAATTATAAATCGATATGAACTACGCTATCGAAAAGAAAAGGCGCAACGACTTGCAGAGCAAATTCTAAATTACTCAGATTTCACCACACTCTTCTTTGAACTAGTTAACGCCGCTATTTGTTTTTATGATCGTTCCCCAGAAGAACCAAACGCTAAAATTGATACCGCATGGGCTACTTTTATTAATAAGCACAACAAAATAGCCTTAACCTTAGAAACATCGCCACAGACTTTTGAGAAAAGTATAAGTTGGCTACTATATGGTGTTGCACCCACACTCTCATTTATTCATGCAGTAGATCAAACCTTCCATTCCTCTCATTTAAATAGCATTATTGAAAATGCCACGATGAAGCCTCGACAAAAAAAGATTCTTGAAAATATGGAATCAGAACCACAATTCTACCAAGAAGAAATTGCATATTATTCTCATCAAATACAAGAAGTCCTAGAAGGAAAAGCAAAACAATAA
- a CDS encoding NAD-dependent epimerase/dehydratase family protein: MQTILGSNGQIGQEVAKELYKNYTKEIRLVGRNPKKIHDSDQLVTADLLNFEDTKTAIKNSDIVYFTVGLPMNSELWESDFLTIAENVITACKLFQSKLVFFDNTYMYPKNNQRQTETTIFNPVGRKAAVRAKMADLFLSEINNSNLDVVICRAPEFYGPDKTQSITNTMFLNKIKANKKAKIPINQDALRSLIWTPDASRAMALIGNTPSAYNQTWHLPCDNPVTYRKMADMAEKLLKKKVRYNVIPEWQFKLIKPFSKDVQELNELLPRYRQDNLFISDKFKQHFPDFEITTIEEGISAILLLKIDLII, encoded by the coding sequence ATGCAAACAATACTAGGTAGTAATGGTCAAATTGGACAAGAAGTAGCTAAAGAACTATATAAAAATTATACAAAGGAGATTCGTTTAGTCGGTAGAAATCCTAAAAAAATTCATGACTCTGATCAGTTAGTAACAGCTGATTTACTAAATTTTGAGGACACTAAAACAGCAATTAAAAATAGTGATATAGTTTATTTTACAGTTGGTTTACCAATGAATTCTGAACTTTGGGAATCTGATTTTTTAACTATAGCAGAAAATGTAATTACTGCATGTAAATTGTTTCAAAGTAAATTAGTTTTCTTTGACAACACCTATATGTATCCTAAGAACAATCAGCGTCAAACAGAAACAACCATTTTTAATCCTGTTGGAAGAAAAGCTGCCGTACGGGCTAAAATGGCCGATTTATTTTTATCTGAAATCAATAATAGCAATCTAGATGTTGTTATTTGTCGAGCTCCTGAATTTTATGGTCCTGATAAAACACAAAGTATCACTAACACAATGTTTCTGAATAAAATTAAAGCAAATAAAAAAGCTAAAATTCCTATTAACCAAGATGCTTTAAGAAGTTTAATATGGACACCTGATGCGAGTCGTGCCATGGCTTTAATTGGTAATACTCCCTCTGCTTATAATCAAACTTGGCATTTACCATGTGATAATCCTGTAACTTATCGAAAAATGGCTGACATGGCAGAAAAATTATTAAAGAAGAAAGTAAGATATAATGTTATTCCTGAATGGCAATTTAAACTTATTAAGCCATTTAGTAAAGATGTTCAAGAGTTAAATGAGTTACTGCCACGATACAGGCAAGATAATCTATTTATATCTGACAAGTTTAAACAACATTTTCCTGATTTTGAGATTACAACTATTGAAGAAGGTATTTCAGCTATTTTACTATTGAAAATCGATTTAATTATTTAA
- a CDS encoding ArsR/SmtB family transcription factor, which translates to METFKELKKDFSELSDFLIAIGEKKRQSIIIHMLEDNACRGLQVTSLIEATNLSRPAISHHLKILKDVGLVNYYSEGKKNFYYLEHNMTEIIKLKSFLEEVITIMDKEGIE; encoded by the coding sequence ATGGAAACATTCAAGGAACTAAAAAAAGATTTTTCGGAACTTAGTGATTTTCTAATTGCTATAGGTGAAAAAAAACGTCAATCTATTATTATTCACATGCTTGAAGATAACGCTTGTCGTGGGCTGCAAGTTACTTCCTTAATTGAGGCAACTAATCTATCACGCCCAGCAATCTCTCACCATCTGAAAATTTTAAAAGATGTTGGACTTGTAAATTATTATTCTGAAGGTAAAAAGAATTTTTATTATCTTGAGCATAATATGACCGAAATAATTAAATTAAAATCATTTTTAGAAGAAGTTATAACTATTATGGATAAGGAGGGAATCGAATGA
- a CDS encoding helix-turn-helix domain-containing protein gives MNEIDLKKVGQSAKLTREQHGWTQKDVAEKIGVSRSLLAKFECGTRNLSEDTLNRLLDFLQIPTEEEPTHQVIIDYLTIHFFSCNYQKFIEDILGIAMKHLEFYESAPLGYIGRYTWNNVINILISANDPNKGTLIELSGQGCRRLSMLIKVRKRNWKNFIQQVFDYQGNFTRIDFTLDDYVGMLDIPTLAKKSI, from the coding sequence ATGAATGAAATTGATTTAAAAAAAGTAGGGCAATCGGCAAAACTTACAAGAGAGCAACATGGTTGGACTCAAAAAGATGTAGCAGAAAAAATAGGTGTCTCTCGTTCGCTATTAGCCAAGTTTGAATGTGGTACAAGAAACTTATCTGAAGACACCTTAAATCGTTTGTTAGACTTCTTACAAATACCCACAGAAGAAGAACCGACTCACCAAGTCATTATTGATTACCTCACCATTCATTTCTTTTCATGCAACTATCAAAAATTTATTGAAGACATTCTAGGCATCGCAATGAAACACTTAGAGTTTTATGAATCAGCCCCATTAGGCTATATCGGACGCTATACGTGGAATAACGTTATTAATATCCTCATTTCAGCAAATGATCCAAACAAAGGAACACTGATTGAACTGTCTGGTCAAGGTTGCCGTCGTTTATCTATGTTAATAAAAGTAAGAAAAAGAAACTGGAAAAATTTTATCCAACAAGTCTTTGATTATCAAGGAAATTTTACTCGAATTGATTTCACTTTGGATGATTATGTTGGCATGCTCGATATTCCAACATTAGCAAAAAAATCGATTTAG
- a CDS encoding ABC transporter ATP-binding protein: MTQVSSKSSIKQFFIFIKPEKNKFFLLMICSIISHILVTMIPFIMGIAIDNLLKTIQISNKNILTPDVIKELILGPIILLITVSFISSYFSYVQEKMIASLSEDVTLRLRQEVTQKFKKLPMSFFDSHQVGDILSRTTNDINRISEMLLTGVNQLFSSIVSIILGVTMLFYINVKLTSIVIFLIVLSSIVTTWVANKNKKLADKNQQELGVFNNQVEEYFSGNLEIKVFNQQQNTASKINETNKRHQKAFERSLFFDFTIYPVIRFLNQLTFIMSAIIGAGLVIQGTLTIGLVQAYLQYVNQISEPITSFSYVINNIQGAMASFDRILYILNQKEEKPDPQVPLNIADSQGNIQFKEVKFGYTPDNLLMTNVNFTAESRKMIAIVGPTGAGKTTLVNLLMRFYEINDGVITYDGQDITALTRKELRSKFGMVLQNTWLFEGTVLENIAYGNKVATRKEIIEAAKIAQCDHFIRTLPNGYDSVISSENSTLSQGQQQLLTIARVILANPPVVILDEATSSVDTRTELEIQSAMATATKGRTSFVIAHRLSTIVKADLILVMDAGDIVEQGTHQELLNEKGLYSKLYNSQFKN; encoded by the coding sequence ATGACTCAAGTAAGTAGTAAATCAAGTATCAAACAGTTTTTTATTTTTATCAAACCCGAAAAAAATAAATTTTTCTTACTAATGATATGTAGTATAATTAGCCATATTTTAGTTACAATGATACCTTTTATTATGGGGATTGCCATTGATAATCTATTAAAAACAATACAAATATCTAACAAAAACATCCTAACTCCTGATGTTATTAAAGAGTTAATTCTTGGTCCTATTATTCTTTTAATAACTGTTTCTTTTATCAGCTCATATTTTTCTTATGTTCAAGAAAAAATGATTGCATCATTAAGTGAAGATGTGACACTACGACTTCGTCAAGAAGTTACTCAAAAATTCAAAAAATTACCTATGTCATTTTTTGACAGTCATCAGGTAGGTGATATTTTAAGTCGAACAACGAATGACATTAATCGTATTTCAGAAATGTTATTAACTGGGGTTAATCAATTATTTTCATCTATTGTCAGTATTATTTTAGGAGTTACTATGCTGTTTTATATTAATGTTAAATTAACAAGTATTGTTATTTTTTTAATAGTTCTCTCATCGATCGTTACAACATGGGTAGCAAATAAAAATAAAAAATTAGCTGACAAAAATCAACAGGAACTTGGTGTATTTAATAACCAAGTTGAAGAATATTTTTCTGGCAATTTAGAGATTAAAGTATTTAATCAACAGCAAAATACTGCCTCTAAAATTAATGAGACTAATAAAAGACATCAAAAAGCTTTTGAGCGATCATTATTTTTTGATTTTACAATTTATCCAGTTATTAGATTTTTAAATCAACTTACATTTATTATGAGTGCTATTATTGGAGCTGGTTTAGTTATTCAAGGTACACTAACGATTGGATTAGTACAAGCATACTTACAATATGTAAATCAAATATCAGAACCTATTACTAGTTTTTCTTATGTTATTAATAATATTCAGGGAGCAATGGCTTCTTTTGACCGTATCTTATATATTTTAAATCAAAAAGAAGAAAAGCCAGATCCACAAGTACCATTGAATATTGCTGATTCACAAGGCAATATTCAATTTAAAGAAGTAAAATTTGGTTATACACCAGATAATTTACTTATGACTAATGTTAATTTCACTGCTGAATCTCGTAAAATGATTGCAATCGTCGGTCCCACTGGAGCTGGTAAAACAACATTAGTGAACCTTTTAATGCGTTTTTATGAAATTAATGATGGCGTTATTACTTATGATGGCCAAGATATAACTGCTTTAACAAGAAAGGAGTTAAGATCAAAATTTGGTATGGTATTACAAAATACCTGGTTGTTTGAAGGAACAGTGCTAGAAAATATTGCCTATGGAAATAAAGTAGCCACAAGAAAAGAAATTATTGAAGCAGCTAAGATTGCTCAATGCGATCATTTTATTAGAACGTTACCTAATGGTTATGATAGCGTTATATCTAGCGAGAATAGCACTTTGTCCCAAGGTCAACAACAATTACTAACAATTGCAAGGGTGATTTTAGCTAATCCTCCAGTTGTGATTTTAGATGAGGCAACTTCAAGTGTTGATACACGAACAGAATTAGAAATACAGTCCGCGATGGCAACAGCTACAAAAGGGCGAACCAGCTTTGTCATCGCGCATCGTCTTTCAACTATAGTAAAAGCTGATTTGATTTTAGTTATGGATGCTGGTGATATTGTAGAGCAAGGCACACACCAGGAATTACTTAATGAGAAAGGTTTGTATAGCAAACTTTATAATAGTCAGTTTAAAAATTAA